In the genome of Arachis stenosperma cultivar V10309 chromosome 6, arast.V10309.gnm1.PFL2, whole genome shotgun sequence, the window acACGCGTGATGGACGCCACGTGTagagaattgcagaaaacgtctccagcgatttctgggctgtttttgactctgttctCGACCCAGAAAatacatattagaggctataaagtggaaAAATCCATTCATTCATAGGAGAggctcataattcataatttttaggctttagatgtagtttctagagagagagaggctctctcctctctcttagtttttaggatttaggatttatcttAGGTTAGGtttacttcttcttcattccaggttcaatgttcctttactttaatttctcttctatttttatttattctattactttggtttatgaactccatgttaggattgattttcttatttaatacacattaaggtatttcagatttatgattgctttcttctatttaggatataaataatttagatttttctcctCTCTTTGCTTTGGtagagtaattggtgacacttgagttatcaaactcagctgttgattgatatttgaagtttgctggttgatttggatccctctaaagctagtctttccttaggagttgactaggacttgaggaatcaaattaattagtccacttgactttcctttacttagtaagggttaactaagtaggaGCAAtaagcaattctcatcacaactgataaggataactaggatgagatttctaattctcataccttgcaaGGGTGttcatgataattaatttactttactgctaatttatttccttgttccctatttcaaaaacaaaaaaaaataccttttttccataaccaataataaatcatacttccctgcaattccttgagagacaaCCTGAGGTTTCAATaattcggttataaattttattgggtttgctttagtgacaaacaagttttttgtacgaaaggatttttgttggtttagaagctatactttcaacaagaacttatttgtaaaattctttacCGGCAAAAATTCGTTCGCCACACATCCTTTTATAACTATTGAAAATTTGTCTTATTGTATCTTATTTACATTATGCTATCTTGTTTATACTATAAACAATATAAGACATACTagtatttttgtaattatttttaaaattttttatttcaataaataaaatattttttaatttatttaaataacaaatcCGACTTCTATGCACATGTTAGTCGaaggaaattttttttaatagagtGAAATTTTAAgttgatttttttatgattttttagttttaactTCTGTTAAAAATTGAAGTATTTATCAAGATTTagaagtttaaaattttataaattttattaaaatttaactaGAGTTGAATcagatataataaaataatatatttatatataaaaaatataatttttttataatttattattgtaaACTAATTTACTActaaacaacaacaataataaagtCTTGTCCCACTAAGTAGAGTCAgttacatgaatcaaacgacgccattgtgctTTGTCATATATCAtatctacagagagaccgtttaatTTACTGCtaaacaaattataataattttattgattaattttttttatttttgattggTTTATACACTCACACACACCACACCCATACACACATAATATCCCCCctccctttttttttatcaagtTTGTACTAGATGAGACTCGAAGGTGAAACCTGTTAGTAAGAAAGGGAAACATATGCCACTTGAGGTAAGGCTTATTGGCCTGATTTTCAATTAATAGGGTTGAATTGACAAATTTGATTCAGTTCTCGTAATcacaatttaataaaaaaaaattagacacTAATTAAGATAATATTTAACTATGAAGTATGGACATTTTGCTGAGTTGTTGTGTCCGCGTGTTGAATACTTTTTGGACACAATACTCACCGACACTCGTCCGGCACGCATGTCTGTTGTGTCCAACtatgtcttaataaaaaataaaaaaaatttctctaAACGCGCTTGGACATacctaaataccatcacgtgtcaacacgtccaattttatttttaacatgtatttttaaaataaatttagaaataatatatattattatttattaaaaaaacaaatattttaaatactttatataattaaaataagacattaaaaataattaaaaaaatttatatgttttaatattaagaagaatataaaaatatcactacgatttatctaaaaaataatttatattttatatgtatgcgtGTTCTCGTGTcatataagattttaaaattcacgTGTCAGCGTGTCCTGTGTCGTATTGTATCTCGTGTCCGTGTCAGTATCCGTGCATTATAGATATTTGAGAAGAGTTAACTACTAATTCAGTATAAAAAAGATTTAgccattaataaaaaaatccatAAAAGATATTatcaacaaaataatttttgactaatttaaaaatatgagaaaaataactaataaatattatatttttataagtgataaaaaattttatgtttagaCTTGTccatttgatttaaatttttgtgacaatatttaaataaaaatttagaagatacacaaaaaaattgatatttaaattttttattttttaaaataatgtgatcatttataataattttttaaaatatttattttatctaaaattatcaaaatttgaaGATGAAAAAAATCTTACTTTTTGAATAATGTTTATAAATATTTGTATCTAAATctagtttttaaaattatttttaaaatatatatttaatatttaattttttataataattttaaattttttgaaaacttatttatcattaatatattttgagattatttttgttaagaacgtcaactttttaatattattttaataatttcttCCATTTAATAATTTAAGAAAGATATGATGAAAAATAGAGATCCAACGGTGGAGGAACACCCATGCGCGGAAACACGGAGCCGCTCACGCCCAAGACCTTGGAATCTCACCCTCCCATACATACAACACTGTCAACACACCCCCCAAAAAGAAGTATGAGTGCATGTGATgacacacacaaaaaaaaaaaaaagaaaaaaaaaacccgCAGTGCTCTCAGACACACACTAGACATACACACACTCACGCACTACCTCTCACTAACTTGCACACACTACCCACTAACCCAACCACAGTTAAATCTAACTCAACCACCCCCAAAACCTCACTCCTCTTCCTTCTCTTTATTTATATCCCAGCTGCACCTCAATTCGCATTCTCTCATtccctctctttcttttttttacccCCTCTCCTCCCTTTGTTTCCCAAACCTCCACCAGTCCACCATCATTCCTTGTagccaaagaaaaaagaaagaaacccATCCTGGTTCCTCTTCTGCCCTCACCCTCCTTTCCTAATTCGTGTTCATGTAAGGGCAATTCGGTAACTTAGCTGTCAACATAGAaccacaaaattaaaattaaaattaaaaaaagagagaaccgaaagaaaaaataaataagaaaccCGGAGGCATGAGTTGCAACGGTTGCCGAGTTCTCCGAAAGGGTTGCAGCGAGACATGCATGTTGCGCCCTTGCTTGCAGTGGATCGAGACACCCGAGGCCCAAGGCCACGCCACCGTCTTCGTCGCCAAGTTCTTCGGCCGCGCCGGCCTCATGTCTTTCATTTCCAATGTACCGGAGGCCCAAAGACCCGGTAATTATACCACCTTTCTATAAAACATACCATCTTCAAACGCTTCTATCATTTTTATTTGTTGCGTACTTCTCTTGGTAGTCAACTCCATTGAGACTTCTGTATtgttattcaaatttaaaaaaaaaaaagaaagaaactaaCGCTTCTGTgttttcttttctcttattaTTCAGCTCTGTTTCAGTCACTGCTGTTTGAAGCATGTGGAAGAACCGTGAATCCGGTTAATGGTGCTGTGGGGCTTTTGTGGACGGGGAACTGGCACGTGTGCCAGGCGGCAGTGGAGACGGTGCTCCGCGGAGGCACGTTGAGGCCCTCGCCGGAGTTTATGGGGATGGAATCGGCGGGTCCAGTGGTGGCCACCGACGAAGCATCGGAGGCAGAGGTCACGTGCGGTGACATATGGAAGAAGGTTCGAGATCCGAACCCGAGTTGCAGGTTCACAAGCTCACGGTCT includes:
- the LOC130936633 gene encoding LOB domain-containing protein 38-like; the encoded protein is MSCNGCRVLRKGCSETCMLRPCLQWIETPEAQGHATVFVAKFFGRAGLMSFISNVPEAQRPALFQSLLFEACGRTVNPVNGAVGLLWTGNWHVCQAAVETVLRGGTLRPSPEFMGMESAGPVVATDEASEAEVTCGDIWKKVRDPNPSCRFTSSRSTRVAAGAAGKRKRLEEVTKVQTAADLDLRLTPIFLQKIADYRRRPGSPSMTSEESVTTTAEIGGDQWGHSGERKVLNLFI